A region from the Halosolutus gelatinilyticus genome encodes:
- a CDS encoding aldo/keto reductase: MEYTTLGDTGMEVSRLCLGCMSFGSSDWREWVLDDEESAEIIDRAIDLGINFFDTANMYSRGESERILGEALEGYREESVVATKGYFQMREDDPNSGGLSRKAIEQELAASRERLGMETIDLYQIHRWDDDTPIETTLRALDDAVRRGHVRYLGASSMWAHQFAESLYASDRLGLDRFVTMQNHYNLVYREEEREMLPLCEKENVGVLPWSPLARGYLARPHEEIDATKRGETEEYLYEHPYREGGGREINERVAEIAADEGVTMAQIALAWLLHKEWVDAPIVGTTSVAHLEQAVEAIDISLSASDIAYLEEPYEPVPVSGHS; this comes from the coding sequence ATGGAGTATACAACGCTCGGTGACACCGGCATGGAAGTGAGTCGGCTCTGTCTCGGCTGCATGAGCTTCGGTTCGAGCGACTGGCGCGAGTGGGTCCTCGACGACGAGGAGAGCGCGGAGATCATCGATCGAGCGATCGACCTCGGGATCAACTTCTTCGACACGGCGAACATGTACTCGCGTGGCGAGTCCGAGCGCATCCTCGGCGAGGCCCTGGAGGGCTACCGCGAGGAGTCGGTCGTCGCGACGAAGGGGTACTTCCAGATGCGCGAGGACGATCCGAACTCCGGCGGCCTCTCCCGGAAGGCGATTGAACAGGAACTCGCGGCCAGTCGAGAGCGACTCGGGATGGAGACGATCGACCTCTACCAGATCCACCGCTGGGACGACGACACGCCGATCGAGACGACCCTGCGGGCGCTCGACGATGCGGTTCGCCGCGGTCACGTCCGGTACCTCGGCGCCTCGTCGATGTGGGCCCACCAGTTCGCCGAGTCGCTGTACGCGAGCGACCGACTGGGGCTCGATCGGTTCGTCACGATGCAGAACCACTACAACCTCGTCTACCGCGAGGAGGAGCGGGAGATGCTGCCGCTGTGCGAGAAGGAGAACGTCGGCGTCCTTCCGTGGTCGCCGCTGGCCAGGGGCTACCTCGCGCGGCCCCACGAGGAGATCGACGCGACGAAACGCGGCGAGACGGAAGAGTACCTGTACGAGCACCCGTACCGCGAGGGCGGCGGGCGGGAGATCAACGAGCGGGTGGCGGAAATCGCCGCGGACGAGGGCGTCACCATGGCCCAGATCGCGCTCGCGTGGCTGTTGCACAAAGAGTGGGTCGACGCGCCGATCGTCGGCACGACGAGCGTCGCACACTTAGAGCAGGCCGTCGAGGCGATCGATATCTCGCTGTCGGCGTCGGACATCGCGTACCTCGAGGAGCCGTACGAACCGGTTCCGGTGTCGGGCCACTCCTGA
- a CDS encoding helix-turn-helix transcriptional regulator, with the protein MSTDVGAAGGTETRELLHFVTQETRFAIVANILQHPEQLPSMYELEQLNPSVSDATVYKHVQKLIDIGIVEEAALPDDDRRQGYPWKFYGLTDEGRQFLETHNLLRAEETLQRIYETISDKSEKMIRYENAPRPDR; encoded by the coding sequence ATGAGCACCGACGTGGGAGCGGCCGGGGGAACGGAGACTCGCGAACTCCTCCATTTCGTCACGCAAGAGACGCGGTTCGCGATCGTCGCCAACATCCTGCAACACCCCGAGCAGTTACCGTCGATGTACGAACTCGAGCAGTTGAATCCGAGCGTCAGCGACGCGACCGTATACAAGCACGTCCAGAAACTGATCGACATCGGTATCGTCGAGGAAGCCGCGCTTCCGGACGACGACCGACGACAGGGCTACCCCTGGAAGTTCTACGGCCTCACCGACGAGGGCCGTCAGTTCCTCGAAACGCACAATTTGCTCCGGGCGGAGGAGACCCTTCAGCGCATCTACGAGACGATTTCCGATAAATCCGAGAAGATGATCAGATACGAGAACGCGCCCCGACCCGATCGCTGA
- a CDS encoding CBS domain-containing protein produces MELPTPADLRQRRTELGLTQSKLADKADVSQPLIARIEGGDVDPRLSTLRRIVNALEKAESDVIRAADLMNEAVVSVAPDDPVSEAAQKMEAEAYSQLAVIQDGIPVGSISQSDLVRLDSEARDEPIGDHMSESFPTVSKDATLDEISNLLEHYKAVMITEAGETVGIITEADIAARLS; encoded by the coding sequence ATGGAACTCCCCACGCCTGCCGACCTGCGCCAGCGCCGGACGGAACTCGGGCTGACCCAGAGCAAACTCGCCGACAAAGCCGACGTCTCCCAGCCGCTGATCGCCCGAATCGAAGGCGGCGACGTCGACCCGCGGCTGTCGACGCTGCGGCGCATCGTCAACGCCCTGGAAAAAGCCGAGAGCGACGTCATCCGCGCGGCGGACCTGATGAACGAAGCCGTCGTGAGCGTCGCGCCCGACGATCCGGTCAGCGAGGCTGCACAAAAGATGGAGGCCGAGGCCTACTCGCAACTGGCGGTTATCCAGGACGGGATCCCCGTCGGCTCGATCAGCCAGAGCGATCTCGTCCGTCTCGACTCGGAGGCCCGGGACGAACCCATCGGGGACCACATGAGCGAGAGTTTCCCGACGGTCTCGAAGGACGCGACCCTCGACGAGATCAGCAACTTGCTGGAACACTACAAGGCCGTCATGATCACCGAAGCCGGCGAAACCGTCGGTATCATCACCGAAGCCGACATCGCCGCGCGTCTCTCCTAA